TACGGCGGTCATGTCTCCAACGCTGCCGTCCTCAATTTTTTCCAGGACGCCCGCATCGCCTATCTCGGCCATCTCGGTCCTTTCACCGAGCTTGACCTCGGCGGCTGCGGCCTCATCCTGCCTGAAGCCCATGTGCGTTACCTGGGCGAAATGTTTCTCGGCGATGAACTGGGCATCGGCGCGCGGGTGACCGAGGTGCGCAACTCCGCCTTCGTCATGGCCTACCGGATCGAACGGCAGGGGATGGCGACCGCCGAAGGAACGACCCACCTGGTCGCCTTCGACTACCAGGCCCGCAAACCGCGCCGCCTGCCGCCTGCCTTCCGCGAAGCG
The Desulfuromonadales bacterium DNA segment above includes these coding regions:
- a CDS encoding thioesterase family protein, with protein sequence MDNFRFTIPYTVRVADVNYGGHVSNAAVLNFFQDARIAYLGHLGPFTELDLGGCGLILPEAHVRYLGEMFLGDELGIGARVTEVRNSAFVMAYRIERQGMATAEGTTHLVAFDYQARKPRRLPPAFREAVIRFEGLGD